The sequence CGGTGCAGGCGCTGTGGACACCGATGGGCGGCTACTCACTCAGCGGCGTGGGCTACGCGCCCACCGGAGAGCTGCGCCGCGACGGCCAGCCCCTGGGCGCGCTGCCGGACGACGTGCGCGAGTTGTTGCTGGCGGGCGCGCTGTGCAACGACGCCGCGCTCCAGGGCCGGAGCGGCCGCTGGGAGATGACGGGCGACCCCACCGAGGGCGCGTTGGTGGTGGCCGCGGAGAAGGTGGGCCTGCGCGTGGACGAGGCGCGCGCGAACTCCCCGCGCCTGGACGCCATCCCCTTCGAGTCCGAGCACCAGTTCATGGCCACCCTGCAAGACGACGCGCAGGGGCACCGGCGCATCCTCCTCAAAGGCGCGCCGGAAGCCGTGCTGCGCCGCTGCGCTCCGGGTGACGGCGCCACGCCCGAGGCGGTGATGGAGGAGGTGGAGCGGCTGGCGCGGCAGGGCATGCGCGTGCTCGCGGTGGCGGCCCGCGAGGTGCCGCCGTCACACGCGGGTGTCTCCGAGGAGGACGTCGCGCACGGGCTGCGGCTGCTCGGGCTGGAGGGGATGATTGACCCGCCACGCGAGGAGGCCATCGCCGCCGTGCGGGCATGTCACGAGGCCGGCATCGTCGTGAAGATGATTACGGGTGACCACCCGTCGACCGCCGAGGCGATTGGCGCGCAACTCGGACTCCACGAGCCTGGCACTCGCGGCGTCACCGGCGCGCGGCTCGCCACGCTCGATGACATGCAACTGAAGGAGGTGGCGGCGGGCACGAATGTCTTCGCGCGCGTGGCTCCCGAGCACAAGCTGCGGCTGGTGCGCGCGCTCCAGGCGAAGCGTCACGTGGTGGCCATGACGGGGGACGGCGTGAATGACGCGCCCGCGCTCAAACAGGCCAACATCGGCGTGGCCATGGGGATTACCGGCACGGCGGTGTCCAAGGAGGCGGCGGACATCGTGCTGACGGACGACAACTTCGCCTCCATCGCCGCGGCGGTGGAGGAGGGGCGGCGCGTCTACGACAACCTCATCAAGTCCCTGGCCTTCGTGCTGCCCACCAACCTGGGCCTCGCGCTCATCCTCATGTTCGGCGTGGCCTTCTTCCCCATCCACGACATCGACGGGCATCGGGTGCCGCTGATGGCCATGCTCCCCACGCAGTTGCTCTGGATAAACCTGGTGGCCACCGTGTCGCTGGCACTGCCGCTGGCCTTCGAGGCGAAGGAGTCGGACCTCATGCGCCGCGCGCCGAGAGACCCGGACGCGCCGGTGCTCAGCCACTTCGTGGTGATGCGCACCGGGTTGGTGGCGCTGCTGATGGCCGCGGGCGCCATCATCCTCTTCCTCTGGGAGTACTGGAGCGCGGTGGAGCACCTCGGCCACCCGGTGGCGCTGGCCGAGGCTCAGACGATGGCCGTCAACACCGTCATCAGCTTCCAAATCTTCTACATGCTGATGTGCCGCACCCTCACCGGCTCGCTGCGCAAGGTGGGCTTCTTCAGCAACCGCACCCTCTTCGTCGGCGTGGGCGTGCTGGTGCTGTTGCAACTGGCCTTCATGTACGTGCCCTTCATGCGGCGCGTGTTCGGCTCCGCGCCGCTGACGCTGGAGGCCATTGGCCTGTCCGTGCTGGTGGGCGCGGTGGTGCTGCCGGTGGTGGGCTTCGAGAAGTGGATGCTCCAGCGCCGGGGCACGCAGGTGGTGCGGCAGGTGCGGCTTCCGGCCTGAGGCTCAGGGCCGGGGCTCGCGGGCGGCGGCGTCCGGGAGCGTCCAGTCCTCCTGCTCGAAGACGATTTTGCAGCGGTCCAGCTTCGGGCCGCAGGCGCGGTCCAAGTCACTGCGCGTGGCGCAGCCCGGCCGCTCGTCGCAGGTGTCCGGCAGGAAGGCCCAGACGAACTGGAGCACGCTGCCTCGGCGCCCCTCCGGCAGCGCGCGGAGGAAGTCGTCACGGTACGTGTCGAACAGGAGGGCGAGGTGCACGGTGTCGCCGTCCAGGTCCACGTGGTGCTTGTCGGCCATGAAGCGGCGGGAGGCGTCGTTGAGCTGCGCGTCCAGGTACTCCGGCTGGAAGTGCGCGCCGTCCAGCCGGGGGCCGCCGCGCGCGCCCTGGAAGAGGGCGAAGTGGATGCGCGGGTCCGCGTACTCGGTGCGCAGCACGCGGTTCTCCAGCGCCCACAGCGTCAGCCGCTCGCCGCCCACCGGCCACGCGCGGCCCCAGAAGAAGCGCCCCAGCCAGGGCTGCCTCACGGACTCCAGATACGGGTAGCCGTCCACCACCTGCTGGAGGACGAGCGCGTTGTACGCATTGAGCCAGTACGCGAGCGCATCCTCGGGCGTGGGGAAGACGTCCGGCCTGTTGTGGGGCGAGAAGGAGGCCAGCGACTCCACGAAGCCGTCCAGCACCTTGCGCTCGTGGCCCACCGAGGCGAAGTCCACGTCCCCATCCGCCTTCACGTGCCGCAGCACCTGCGCGTAGCCGTTGTAGTGGAAGGGCTCGGACGCGGAGGGCACGCTCGCGGGCAAGAGGCCCTGCACGTACAGCGCCGTGGTGGCGACGGCCAGGGCCGTCACGGCGAAGAGCACGGCGGGCATCCGGAGGCGCCGCGCGAGGGAGGGGGGAGCGTCCACGGCCCGCATCATAGGCCAGGAGCCCTGGAGGCCGTCTCCAGCCCTCCGGGACGTGAAGCCTGGGGGCTTCACGCCACTGAGGCGCCCGCCGCGGAAGCGCCGCTATACTCGGGGCGTCATGGAGCCTACGCCCGACGTCGTCCGTCACTTTCATCCCGTGCTCCCCGCCCGCTCGCTCGGCAAGAAGCCGGTGCGCGTGGAGCTCGCCGGCCGTGCCTACGCCCTCTTCCGGGACGCCTCGGGGAAGCCCGCCGCGCTCGCGGACGCCTGTCCCCACCGCTTCGCGCCGCTGTCCCAGGGGAAGGTGCGCGCGGACGGGCGGCTCCAGTGCCCGTACCACGGCTGGCGCTTCGACGCGGAGGGGAAGGGCTCCAATCCCAGCCAGCCGGACCTGCGCCACTGTGACGCGCGCAGCTTCCAGGTGGTGGAGCGCCACGACTACCTCTGGCTGGCCGAGCGGGACACGCCGCTGTCCGCCATGCCGGACATGGAGGCCGACGAGTATGTCTTCGGCGGGGCCTTCTCACAGCTCTTCCAGGCGCCGCTGCATGTGTCGCTCGACAACTTCAGCGAGGACGAGCACACGCCCTACGTCCACACCCGCCTCGGCTGGGATGACCCGCGCGCGGACCAGGTGGAGTTCGAGGCGCACAACCTTGAGGACCGCACCCAGGTGCACTACCGCGCCCCGCAGCGCGCCGCGCCCCTCATCCGCCTGCTGGGCGTGCGCGACGGGGACTTCTTCCAGAATGACTGGGTGACGCGCTTCGACCCGGTGCGCAGCCAGTACACCGTGAGCTGGGTGACGCCGGACGGGAAGCCGCGGCCGTTCATCACCCGCGCCAACATCTTCTTCGTGCCGGAGACGGCGAACACCACGCGCCTGCACGTCTTCTCGTTCCTGAAGTGCGTGATTCCGGCGATGCGGCCGCTGCTGCCCATTGCCGCCCGCGCCGCCGCCGCGCTCACCTGGTGGGAGGTGCGCGACGACGCGCGCTTCATCCCCACCGTGGCGGGCACGCCCTACAGCCACAAGGGCATGCGCCTGGACAAGTACGACAAGCCGCTCGTCCACCAGCGCAAGCTCATGGAGCGCATCTACTACCGCGCGGGCCCGGTCGTCGCGCCGGTGCCGCTCGCGCGCGAGGCCTCCGGCGGCTGAGCGTCCCCGCGGGCCTCTTCAGTGGAACGAGGAGGGCGCGGGCTCCGTGTAGGGCGTCGCCGTGCCGGCCACTCCGGCGCGGGCCTCCCAGGCGTTGCAGCCGCTGTCGCCGGAGACCTCCAGCTCGAACTCGCTGAGCTCCGGCTGCATGCACCGGCTCGTCTCGTCGCCGCCCGGCTGGGGGTTGTGGCTGCCGAAGTACTTGCAGCCCTTGCAGTTTCCCCATTGTCCGTCCGCCATGACGTCCTCCTCGGGAAGGTGGATGGTCCTTCTTCCGAGGGTGGGGCCGGTGGTGGGCGCTCACAAGCGCCGCTCGCCACTCGCGCTCCAGGGCAGGCGGCCCGGCGCCGGGAATGAGGCGCCGGGCGCGTGAAGCCCGGTGGTGGCCGGGGCGCCGGTGGTTGCCGGACGCCCTGTTCCACCGGGGTCCTGATTACGGCTGGGGCGCGGGCTGCTGCTGCGCGGGCTGCTGCTGCACGGGCTGCTCCGAGGGGGCGCCCTGCAGCGGCTGCTCGAGGTTCCGCGTCCCGGTCTCACCCGGCAGCGGCTGGAGGTGCGGCGGCACCGTGTTCGGGTCCTTCAGGTCCGAGTCCAGCGCGCGGGCCTCGAAGGCACCCACCGAGCGCAGCAGGCGCAGCGCCGCGAGGGCCGACTGGAGGCGCTCGTTGACGAAGCCAATCTCCGCGTTGGTGAGGGCGGTGTTGGCGTCCGCCACTTCCAGGTAGGTGGCCACGCCGGCCTTGAAGGACACGTCGGTGAGGCGCTGGGACTCGCGCGCCAGCTCCACCGACTGCTCCGCCTTGAGGCGGTTGGCCAGGGCGCTCGCCAGGTCCAGCTGCGAGCGCTTCACTTCCTCGCGCGCCGTCAGCTCGGACTTGCGCTGGAGGGCCAGGCTCTCCGCGACGCGGGCGGAGGCCTCGGAGACGTTGGCCTCGCGCAGGCCGCCGTCGAAGAGCGTCCAGCTCGCGGCGAAGGTGACGGCCCAGGTGTCGTTGGAACCGGTGAAGCCCGCCGCGTTGGCGATGCGCCAGGCCGCGCTCACGCCCAGCGTGGGCAGGTAGGCCAGCACCGTGCCCAGCTTCTGGGTGCGGGCCAGCTCCACCGACTCACGGGAGGCGGCCACGTCCGCGCGCTTCTCCAGCGAGGCCTGGTAGAGTTGCTCCGGGTCCGTCTTCACCGGCACCTGCGGCTCCGGAGGCGGGGCGACCTCGAAGTTCGCGTCGTCGAAGGCCAGCAGCGTGGCCAGCACCAGCTTGGCGGAGGCCTCCGCGTTCTGCGCGCGGATGAGGTCCTGCTCGGCGCGGGACAAATCCTGCTCGGCGCGCAGCAGCGCCACGCGCGTCACCGTGCCGGCGTCGAAGCGCACGCGGGTGTCCTTGGCGCGCGCCCCGTTGAGCTCCACCAGCCGCTCCTGCACCTTCACGGCCTGCGCCTGCGCCGCGGCGCCGTAGTACGCCTGCGCCACGCCGAAGAGCACCTCGCGCCGGGCCTGCTCCACGTTCAGCGCGGCCACGCGCTCGGCCTTGTAGGAGGCGGAGATGGCGGCCCACAGCTGCGGGGCGATGATGGCCTGGCGCGCTTCGATCTGCGCCTGCCGCTGAATCAGCGGCTGGATGGTGATGGGCACCGGGGCGAGGATGCCCGGCGGAATCTCCGCGGCGTTCGAGTTGCGGATGATGGCGCCGCTGGCCGTGACGGTGGGCAGGTAACCCGCCCAGGCCTTGCGGGACGCGGTGTCCGCCTGCTCCAGGCGGGCCTGCGCGGCCTTCAGGTCCAGGTTCTCCTTGCGGGCCCGGGAGAGCGCATCCTCCAGGGTCAATACGGGCGGCGGTGCCGCGGCCAGGGTGGCCGCCAGGGTCAGCGCCAGAAGTGAGCTCATACCGCCTCTACCTCCTCAGGAACCCGCACCGGTGCGGGTCCACGACGTCCAAAAGGACTTGCTACGGGTTGTCTCATCGCTCCGAGCGCCCGGGCTTCTCGCTCGGGACCCCTGGAAACGACAGGAAAAAGGCGGTGGGCACCGTGCCGACGCTAATGGGAGTCATCCGCGACACGGCCACCGACCTCCTGCCCTCCGGGGCCCCGGACGCATAGGCCAGGACGTCCGAAATTGGAAGCTCCGGAATGTATTAATCGTCAAAGGTTGATGAAGTCAATTGTTTAGGTGCTCGTGGGGAATTACATTGAGGGCATGAGCAGCGAGCACGTAGAGCGGAAGACGAAGCCGGCGGATTCGCGACGACGGGGCGAGGCCGCCACGGAGCCGGAAGAGCGGGATTTGCCACGCCAGGCGTGGACGCTCCTCTTCGAGCTGATGCACGCGCACATGCGCAACTTCCCGGCGCTGGCGGCGGAGTTCGAGCTGTCACCGGTGCAGGCGCACGTGCTGCGGCAGCTCGGCGAGGCGCCGCTGGCGATGAGCACCCTGGCGAGCTACCTGTCGTGCGACGCGTCCAACGTGACGGGGCTGGTGGACCGGATGGAGGCGCGCGGGCTGGTGGAGCGCAGGAGCTCCGAGCAGGACCGGCGGGTGAAGATGCTGGTGCTGACGGAGGCCGGCGCGGCCCTGCGCGAGCGGCTGCTGGGCCGCATCGCGGAGCCGCCCGAGGCCATCGCCTCGCTGGCGGATGACGACCTGCGCGCCCTGCGCGACATCATGCGCCGCGCGCTGCATCCGCAGTGAGCGTGGCGCGGCTCGCCTGGAGGCGGAGCAGCCGCCTCAGTCCAGCAGGAAGGTGTACGAGTACTTCATCTCCGTGGAGACGGCCTCGCCGCCCTTGATGGCGGGCTTGAAGCGGAAGCGTTTGATGGCGTCCCTCGCCGCTTCGTTCAGGCCGTAGCCCGGTCCGTTGAGGATCTTGGCGGCCACGACGCGGCCCTCGTTGTCGATGGTGATGGACAGCGTCACCGTGCCTTCGATGCCGGCGCGGCGGGCCTCCTCCGGGTAGGGAATCTTCACCTCGGAGGCCACCGTGGGCTCGGAGTCCACCTGGTAGATGGGCGTGTACTTGGGCGCGGAGTACCCCTTCACGTCCTTGGGGTCCTTCGCGGTGCTGTCCACCTTGCCGTAGGAGGTGTTGCCCACGGGCGCGGCGAAGCTGCCGGCGCTGGTGGTGGACGACATCGTCATGCCCACCACCAGCGGCGGCGGCCTGGCCTGCGGCTCCGGCGGGGGCGTGTTGTTGGGCGGAGGCGGCGCCTCCACGGGCGGCGGGGGCTTGGGGGCCTCGGCCACCTTCACGGGCGGGGGCTTCACCGCCTTCGGCTTGGGCGGAGGCGGCTTGGGCTCCTCCTTCTTCTCCTCGGGCGGAGGCGGCGGGGGCGGCTTCTGCACCTCCACCATGACCAGTTCCACCGGGCGCTGGGCCACGGGGCGGGGCCGCTCCGCCACACGCGCGAGCATCCAGAATCCGCCGCCGTGCAGGGCCAGCGACACGAGCAGGAAGACGACCACGAACGTCGAGGAACGCTCGCGGCGGGGAGGCAGGGACGCGCTGTCGAGGACCGCCTGGCTCATGGACTGACGTCTCGCTTCAGGGCGCGGCGGGCGTGGATGCCGGAGCTGATGGGGCCACGTCCTTCTCGATGTTGAGGGCGAACTTGGCGATGCCCTGGCCCTTCACCACGTCGATGAGGCGCATCACCCGGCCGTACGCGAGGCTCTGGTCGGCGCTGATGATGGCGCGGGTGTCCTTGTCCTTCGCCACCTGCTCGGCCACCTTGCGCGTGAGGTCCGCCTCGCTCACCTCGGCGCCGTCGAAGTAGAGCTTGCCCTCCTTGTCGAGCACCACGTTGACGAGCCCCTGCACCGTCTCGCCGCCGTTGGCCGCGCGGGGCAGGTCGACTTCCACCGTCTCGCGGACGATGAAGTTGGCCGTCACCATGAAGATGATGAGCAGCACCAGCACGATGTCCACCAGCGGCGTGACGTTGATGCCGGTGATTTCCTCTTCGTTGTCCTGCTGGGCGCCTCCGGCCATGGCCTAGCGGCCCTCCGCGGCGCGAGGGGCCGCGTCGGTGGAGGGGCGCTCGGCGCGCAGGCTGCCCACCAGGGCGTAGCCCAGGGCGTTGGCGCGGCTGGTGAGCGTCTTGAGCTGGCGGTTGAAGATGTTGAAGGCCACCACCGCCGGAATCGCGACGGCCAAGCCCACCGCCGTGGCGACGAGCGCCTCGGAGATGCCGGCCATCACCGTCTGCTGAATCGCCGCGCCCTTCACGTTGGCGGCGCCCAGGTCATGGAAGGCCTTGATGATGCCGAGCACCGTGCCGAACAGACCGATGAACGGCGCGTTGTTGCCCAGCGTGCCGAGGAAGGACAGGAAGCGCTCGTACTGCGGACGCTCGCGGGCCATGGTGGAGGCAATCACCTGCTCCACGGTGTCCGCGCCCATGGCGGTGGACGCCAGCGCCTCGCGGACGACGGCGGCCTCCATGCCGCTTTTGCCTTCCACCGCCTTGCGCGCCGCCTCGAAGTCTCCGCGCGCCAGACGCACGGCCAGCCCCTCCGAGTCCGGCAGCCGGTTGCGCGCGAAGTACACCGTGCGCTCCAGCATGATGGCGATGGAGAGGACCGAGAGGACGACGAGAATCCACAGCACCCACTCGGCGGAGGTGAGCGTCACGCCGAGCAGCTTGCTGCTGAGCCAGCCAATCTCGGGGTGACCCGTCTGGGACAGGAGGAGGGAAGACGTCATGGAGGGAAGCCTGGGTGTAGGTGGGTTACACGGCTCAAGTAACCCGGTTGCCAACTCGCGCGCCCATCTCTTGTTCCCCGGGCGGTGAAAGTCAAATGGAACGGGCCAGTTGGAGGCCTTCCGCTTGCTGGGGAACGGGGATGTGACGCGGGAGCGTGAGTTACCACGTCCCGCGTACGTCCCGGGGGCCGCCGCGTTACCGGCGGGCGGGCGAAGAGGCGTACGGTGCCGGACGCTTCCTGTCCGGGCCCGGGCTCAGGGGCGCCGCGGCGGGCTCTCGGTGAGGGCCGGGTCCTTCTCCACGACGGTGCCGAGCGCGGCGTCGATGCGGCGGAGCAGCTCCGCGTCCAGCTTCACGCCGGCGGCCTTCACGTTGTCGTGCACCTGCTCCGGACGGGTGGCGCCGATGATGGCGGAGGAGATGCTCTTGTTCTGGAGCACCCAGGCGATGGCGAGCTGGGCCATGGTGAGGCCCGCCTCCTTCGCCAGCGGCTGGAGCTGCTGCACTCGGGTGAGCACGTCGTCCGACAACAGCCGGGTCATGAAGCGCGAGCCGCTGGGGTCAGTGGCGCGGCTGCCAGACGGCGGCGGCTTGCCGGGGAGGTACTTGCCGGTGAGCACGCCCTGGGCGAGCGGCGACCAGACAATCTGCCCCAGGCCCTCCGCGTCCGAGGCGGGGATGACCTGCGACTCAATCACCCGCCACAGCATGGAGTACTGCGGCTGGTTGGAGATGAAGGGCACGCGCAGCTCGCGGGCCAGCGCGGCGCCCTTGCGAATCTGGTCGGCGGTCCACTCGGAGACGCCGATGTAGAGCGCCTTGCCCTGACGGACGATGTCGGCGAAGGCCAGCATCGTCTCCTCCAGCGGCGTCTCGAAGTCGTAGCGGTGGGCCTGGTACAGGTCCACGTAGTCCGTCTGGAGCCGCTTCAGCGAGCCGTCGATGGACTCGAGGATGTGCTTGCGAGACAGGCCCCGGTCGTTCTTCCCGTTGCCGGTGGGCCAGTACACCTTGGTGAACAGCTCGTAGCCGGCGCGGCGCTGGCCCTTCAGCGCGCGGCCCAGCACCTCCTCGGCCCGCGTGCCCGCGTAGACGTCCGCGGTGTCGAAGGTGGTGATGCCCGCGTCCAGCGCCGCGCGCACGCAGGAGAGGGCGGCCTCCTCCTCTACCTGCGAGCCGTGGGTAATCCAGTTGCCGTAGGAGATTTCACTGACGACCAGACCGCTGCGACCGAGATGGCGGAAGTGCATAGGGGCGCGAGACTAACCATGCGCCGCGAGCCTCGCACGGCCGATGGCGCGCGACAGTCCACCGGCCCACGCTACCCAGGCGAGGTAGACGCCCTGGAAGGGGATGCGCAGCCAGAAGTACCAGTCCGGCAGGGGCAGCACGTGCGAGGCGCTGTTGGCCATGGCCTCATGGATGTTGGCGGGGAGGATGGCCAGCAGCAGCGCGATGAGCCCCAGCGCCGCGAGCGGCCGGGTGCGCCTGAGCAGCATGCCCACGCCGCCCGCGACTTCGAAGACGCCGGAGAGCAGGACGAGGAAGTGCGGAGCGGGGAGCTGCGGCGGAATCATCGCCTCGAAGCGCGCGGGCGAGAGGAAGTGCAGCAGGCCCGCGCCGATGAAGAAGAGGCCCGAGGCCACGGCCGCGCGGTCCGCGGCGGTGGTGAGTGCCGGCAGGCGGCGCAGCGGGGGAAGGTGCAGCAGCGCGAAGAAGGTCAGCAGGACGAGCGCGAAGGTCATGACGGTGCTCCTCGAAGTGACGGCGACGGGGTGTCCGTCGTCATGGCCTCAAGATGCGCCGCCGGTACGGGCCTCCGCTTGAACGAACTGGCTACGGCGTTGAAGCGACGAGGGCGTG comes from Pyxidicoccus parkwaysis and encodes:
- a CDS encoding DUF547 domain-containing protein — protein: MDAPPSLARRLRMPAVLFAVTALAVATTALYVQGLLPASVPSASEPFHYNGYAQVLRHVKADGDVDFASVGHERKVLDGFVESLASFSPHNRPDVFPTPEDALAYWLNAYNALVLQQVVDGYPYLESVRQPWLGRFFWGRAWPVGGERLTLWALENRVLRTEYADPRIHFALFQGARGGPRLDGAHFQPEYLDAQLNDASRRFMADKHHVDLDGDTVHLALLFDTYRDDFLRALPEGRRGSVLQFVWAFLPDTCDERPGCATRSDLDRACGPKLDRCKIVFEQEDWTLPDAAAREPRP
- a CDS encoding MotA/TolQ/ExbB proton channel family protein, with the translated sequence MTSSLLLSQTGHPEIGWLSSKLLGVTLTSAEWVLWILVVLSVLSIAIMLERTVYFARNRLPDSEGLAVRLARGDFEAARKAVEGKSGMEAAVVREALASTAMGADTVEQVIASTMARERPQYERFLSFLGTLGNNAPFIGLFGTVLGIIKAFHDLGAANVKGAAIQQTVMAGISEALVATAVGLAVAIPAVVAFNIFNRQLKTLTSRANALGYALVGSLRAERPSTDAAPRAAEGR
- a CDS encoding MarR family winged helix-turn-helix transcriptional regulator; amino-acid sequence: MSSEHVERKTKPADSRRRGEAATEPEERDLPRQAWTLLFELMHAHMRNFPALAAEFELSPVQAHVLRQLGEAPLAMSTLASYLSCDASNVTGLVDRMEARGLVERRSSEQDRRVKMLVLTEAGAALRERLLGRIAEPPEAIASLADDDLRALRDIMRRALHPQ
- a CDS encoding Rieske 2Fe-2S domain-containing protein yields the protein MEPTPDVVRHFHPVLPARSLGKKPVRVELAGRAYALFRDASGKPAALADACPHRFAPLSQGKVRADGRLQCPYHGWRFDAEGKGSNPSQPDLRHCDARSFQVVERHDYLWLAERDTPLSAMPDMEADEYVFGGAFSQLFQAPLHVSLDNFSEDEHTPYVHTRLGWDDPRADQVEFEAHNLEDRTQVHYRAPQRAAPLIRLLGVRDGDFFQNDWVTRFDPVRSQYTVSWVTPDGKPRPFITRANIFFVPETANTTRLHVFSFLKCVIPAMRPLLPIAARAAAALTWWEVRDDARFIPTVAGTPYSHKGMRLDKYDKPLVHQRKLMERIYYRAGPVVAPVPLAREASGG
- a CDS encoding ExbD/TolR family protein, translated to MAGGAQQDNEEEITGINVTPLVDIVLVLLIIFMVTANFIVRETVEVDLPRAANGGETVQGLVNVVLDKEGKLYFDGAEVSEADLTRKVAEQVAKDKDTRAIISADQSLAYGRVMRLIDVVKGQGIAKFALNIEKDVAPSAPASTPAAP
- a CDS encoding energy transducer TonB, yielding MSQAVLDSASLPPRRERSSTFVVVFLLVSLALHGGGFWMLARVAERPRPVAQRPVELVMVEVQKPPPPPPPEEKKEEPKPPPPKPKAVKPPPVKVAEAPKPPPPVEAPPPPNNTPPPEPQARPPPLVVGMTMSSTTSAGSFAAPVGNTSYGKVDSTAKDPKDVKGYSAPKYTPIYQVDSEPTVASEVKIPYPEEARRAGIEGTVTLSITIDNEGRVVAAKILNGPGYGLNEAARDAIKRFRFKPAIKGGEAVSTEMKYSYTFLLD
- a CDS encoding cation-translocating P-type ATPase, whose product is MHDEPTAQRLSRTPPPAGSPAATPWHALPPDAVLSRVESGQHGLTDEQARERLARYGPNVIQREKGEGPLKLLWRQVNSPFIWVLIASAALAIVMGKVTDGLVVAAVVVLNTLIGFVQEYRAGKAIEALSRMVPESATAMRGGHKISVPAAQLVPGDVVELASGDKVPADMRLLASRNLQVEEAALTGESVPAQKRVPAVEEAAGLGDRTSLVFGGTLVTAGTASAVVVATGGATEVGRISTLLSQATDLQTPLTKALAVIGKYITVAILVVSAVLLGVGLWRGYEISQAVVVAITLAVAAIPEGLPAIVTIALAIGVQRMAARRAVIRKLPAVETLGSTTVICSDKTGTLTRNEMTVQALWTPMGGYSLSGVGYAPTGELRRDGQPLGALPDDVRELLLAGALCNDAALQGRSGRWEMTGDPTEGALVVAAEKVGLRVDEARANSPRLDAIPFESEHQFMATLQDDAQGHRRILLKGAPEAVLRRCAPGDGATPEAVMEEVERLARQGMRVLAVAAREVPPSHAGVSEEDVAHGLRLLGLEGMIDPPREEAIAAVRACHEAGIVVKMITGDHPSTAEAIGAQLGLHEPGTRGVTGARLATLDDMQLKEVAAGTNVFARVAPEHKLRLVRALQAKRHVVAMTGDGVNDAPALKQANIGVAMGITGTAVSKEAADIVLTDDNFASIAAAVEEGRRVYDNLIKSLAFVLPTNLGLALILMFGVAFFPIHDIDGHRVPLMAMLPTQLLWINLVATVSLALPLAFEAKESDLMRRAPRDPDAPVLSHFVVMRTGLVALLMAAGAIILFLWEYWSAVEHLGHPVALAEAQTMAVNTVISFQIFYMLMCRTLTGSLRKVGFFSNRTLFVGVGVLVLLQLAFMYVPFMRRVFGSAPLTLEAIGLSVLVGAVVLPVVGFEKWMLQRRGTQVVRQVRLPA
- a CDS encoding DoxX family protein; amino-acid sequence: MTFALVLLTFFALLHLPPLRRLPALTTAADRAAVASGLFFIGAGLLHFLSPARFEAMIPPQLPAPHFLVLLSGVFEVAGGVGMLLRRTRPLAALGLIALLLAILPANIHEAMANSASHVLPLPDWYFWLRIPFQGVYLAWVAWAGGLSRAIGRARLAAHG
- a CDS encoding TolC family protein, translating into MSSLLALTLAATLAAAPPPVLTLEDALSRARKENLDLKAAQARLEQADTASRKAWAGYLPTVTASGAIIRNSNAAEIPPGILAPVPITIQPLIQRQAQIEARQAIIAPQLWAAISASYKAERVAALNVEQARREVLFGVAQAYYGAAAQAQAVKVQERLVELNGARAKDTRVRFDAGTVTRVALLRAEQDLSRAEQDLIRAQNAEASAKLVLATLLAFDDANFEVAPPPEPQVPVKTDPEQLYQASLEKRADVAASRESVELARTQKLGTVLAYLPTLGVSAAWRIANAAGFTGSNDTWAVTFAASWTLFDGGLREANVSEASARVAESLALQRKSELTAREEVKRSQLDLASALANRLKAEQSVELARESQRLTDVSFKAGVATYLEVADANTALTNAEIGFVNERLQSALAALRLLRSVGAFEARALDSDLKDPNTVPPHLQPLPGETGTRNLEQPLQGAPSEQPVQQQPAQQQPAPQP
- a CDS encoding aldo/keto reductase family protein, whose protein sequence is MHFRHLGRSGLVVSEISYGNWITHGSQVEEEAALSCVRAALDAGITTFDTADVYAGTRAEEVLGRALKGQRRAGYELFTKVYWPTGNGKNDRGLSRKHILESIDGSLKRLQTDYVDLYQAHRYDFETPLEETMLAFADIVRQGKALYIGVSEWTADQIRKGAALARELRVPFISNQPQYSMLWRVIESQVIPASDAEGLGQIVWSPLAQGVLTGKYLPGKPPPSGSRATDPSGSRFMTRLLSDDVLTRVQQLQPLAKEAGLTMAQLAIAWVLQNKSISSAIIGATRPEQVHDNVKAAGVKLDAELLRRIDAALGTVVEKDPALTESPPRRP